The sequence CCCTGTGAGCCGACCTTCCTCGTCCGTGTAAGTACTTTGAACTGATATCTTGTCGAAGGCCTTGAGCCAGAGCAGCCTACCGACGCCCCGACAACCAAGGCTAGCTTTGTAATCGCTGTCCAACGTCTCGAAAGATTTCATATTCTGCGAAGTGAATCCAACACCGTCGTCTTCCACGGAGAAGCCGACGATCGGTTCCAGCAGAGAGCGCCCCAGTCCCCCTTGTCCCAGGTCGAACTCAGGCTGCGCATTGCGATGCACGCTCACACTAATTCGGCCGCGATAGTCCGAGTTTCCGTTCTGCGCATCGATCGCCTGGATACTGTTCACGATCGCCTCAAGCAAGGGCAGAAGTGCGTGGCTCTTAGGCAAGCTGGTGTTGCGAACACGGCCGGCCAGTGAAGTTGTCAATGCCATGATCCATCCCTTCATTTCGTACAAGTCGAGCCTACCAATATGCGCCGACAGGTTCGGCTCAAGAACAAGCAGGGAGCGGCATAGGCATCAGGCTCAAATCCGGAGTTTCTGTCTCGGCATCTATTGATCGCCAATTTAATCGATCACAAGACACCACTGCACCGACTGATCGCAAAAACCAATTTGAGAGCGCCCCGTTGTCTGACACGCCCACGGTTGCTCTGCCTGTAAGGACGGAAAACCTCACTCATTCCCCATTGAATTTCCTTCTCACGAAAGCCCGACGGCTCATGGCCGAAGTGTACGGTCCTGAAAAAATCCATTCAGGCAAGTGGCAAAGTGCAGCTTCGGGGCCGCGCGGTAAAAAACTACGGCATCCAGCTCATGCAGTAATCGAGGTTCGCAACGACTGTCCGAGCTGCCGCTTCGTCGTCGGCGGCTTCGATGGCATCCACCAGGGACTCGTGCCCCTCGCGAAGGCAACCGTCGAAACCGTCAGCTAGTCGTTGGGCCATCTTGGTACCGTAGAAGACAGCGCCGAAGCTCTCGTAAATCTCATGCAGCAGCGGAACTCCGGATGCACGCGCCATTTCAAGGTGGAACTGCCAGTCAGCCTGCGACCATGCTAGGTAGTCCTGTTCCTGCCAGGCATCGCTTCGCTGACGCAGCAGGGTACGCAAGCGCTGGATCACCTGCGCATCAGAGGATTTCGCAGCGAGCCGTGCGGCCTGGGTATCCAAAGCAAAACGCACCTGCAGCACGTCCTGGTCGGAGTGTTCCCGGTATACACGTTGCGCGGTTCCGCTGATTTCACTGGTGGCCCGCACATAAGTGCCGTCTCCCCTGCGCACCTCGAACATGCCCGTGCGCGCCAGAGCCTTGATTCCTTCGCGCAGCGTACCGCGCGAAACACCCAGTTCGGCGATCAGCTCCGGTTCCGCCGGAATGCGATCCCCCACCGCCCAGCGTCCTTGCGTTACTGCATCGCTCAACCGGGCAACGACCTCATCGGCCAGCGGCGGGCGCATTGGCATGTTACTCATGATTTCTCCACTTCGGCTGAACCGTCAACTTCGACCAACTGCCGGGAATCGGCCTCGGTGCGCAGGCCTCCGAGCTTGAAGCAGAACACCAGCTGAACCACCGCGAAGACCAGCACGATTGCCAGTCCCAAGGTCCAGGATCCCAAGGCGCCTTGCATCAGACCAAGTGCAAACGGGCCAAGGGCCGCAATCAAGTAGCCTACCGACTGAGCCACCGTCGACAGGGCCGTGGTTTCTTCCGCGCTTCCACCACTGCGGCTGAGCATAAGCATCACCAGCGGGAAAACGCCGAATCCCAGTCCGATGAGGATCGAGCTGATCAAGGACAATTCAACGGGCAGAACCAGCAGGGCCAAAAAGCCGAGTACCGAGCAGCTCGTGGTCAGCAAGAAAGCGCTGCGCAGCCAACCCGGCTTCGAAGCCATCCACAGCATAATCAGGACTGCAGGGATGCTCACTCCCTGCACGATTCCGAGCATCAGCCCGGCGGCGGCCGGCTCCAGCCCGCGGGAGATGAGAATGTGCGGCAACCAGCTAACCACCGTGTAAACCAGCAGCGACTGAATTCCGAAGACCGTGGTGAATAGCAAACCCTTGCTAGTGGCCAGCAACGGCCAAGGCGAGACATGCGCGCCCACAGCGGGCTTTGTGCGGTTTCCCGAGAATGACAAGGGTACAAATGCCAGTAGTGCCAAGCTGGCCGGTATCGCCCACAAAGCCAAGGCGGTTGTGGGCGATCCGACTTGCATCGCCAGAGGGATGCTGACCGCGGAGGCGAACGTCGCACCGATTGACATGGTTGTGGTGTACGCGGCGGTCATCGAGGCCGAACGGTGCCCGTGATGCTCGCGGATGAAGGAAGGCATGGCCACATTGCAGATAGCCAGTCCGCTCATGCCCACCACGGTGCCTGCCAGTAGCGCCCAAGTAGAGTCGACAACTCGCAGGGCCAAGCCAGCAGTGAGCAGCAGCAAGGAAAGTGCAATGCCCAGTTCAAGGCCTGTACGGCGAATCACCAAGCTGGTCGCGGCACCAGCCACCGCGAAGCAGAGCACTGGAATTGTGGGTAGCATCGAGGCGATAAAGGTGCCATAGCCCAGCATTTCCTGCAGTTCGTGGAAGAGCGGCGAGGCGGAGGAAATACCCATTCGCAAATTCAACCCGACGAGGATTACCGCGGCGACGGCAAGGGCACCAACTACCCATGGGGATTTCCGAGCTTGCGGGGCATCGGGCGGGACGAGCTGTTCAGATGAGTTGACGATCACGTTTAAACATTAGACGTTTGATGCTTGCCTCGACAAATCTTGTGAGCTGTTGCACGCCCGAATCGACTGGAATGCCGAAGGTGCATGTTCCGCCGTTTTATTTACGCGCAGGGGCAGGGAGCGACTACCAACGTTCATGGTCTGGTCACTAGCCAGCTCTACGCTCTAGTGGTTGTCGGCCAATAATTGATGCTGGCCAGCTTATTCATGTGGAAGGCACACCTGTGAGCAATTCTTCTGTCCCCCGTCGCGGAGTTTTGATCGGCAGCACAGCTGCCGCGCTTACCGGACTTCTCGCTGCCAACAACACGGCAGCATCCGCAGCGCCGGCCAAGAAGGCTGCAGCGGCCACACCGAAGCTCAAGTTCGCGGCAGACGGCAAGTTCAAGATCGTCCAGTTCAACGATACCCAAGATGGCCCGCGCACCGATCGCCGCACCCTGGAGCTGATGGACAAGGTGCTGGATACCGAAAAGCCGGGTTTCGCGCTCATTAACGGGCTCTTCAGGAATAAGAGTGTAACCACCTGAAACCAACACCCCGATTCCCGGGCATGTCGCCGAGCACGAAAAAGTCGAGGTCTTCCAGAAGAATGGAAGTTACTACACTAGCCATTTTCGAAAGACCTCGACGTTGCTCAATCCTACCTTCACCGCACCAGACCTCACCACTTTCACCAATCTTGACGGCTTGGGACTGACCGCAATCGGGCAACACCTGAGCGCAGCGAAAGCCGAAATCCTCTGCCACGTCACCAACCCGATCCCTTGGTGCCAAACCTGCGGAGCAGCAGGCATTCCACGCGATACCGTCACCCGCCGCCTCGCCCACGAACCATTGGGCTGGCGTCCCACTGTCCTAGTCATCAAACACCGCCGCTACCGTTGCGCCAATTGCCAACGAGTCTGGCGTGAAGAGCTGTCCCAAGCAGTAGCGCCACGCCAGAAAATCAGCAGGACCGGGCTACGCTGGGCGCTGGTTGGACTGGTCTGCCACCACTTGTCAGTCTCCCGAATTGCCGAAGGCCTCGGCGTCACCTGGAATACCGCCAATGAGGCTGTGCTGGCTGAAGGTCAACGCTTACTGATTGATGATCCAACCCGCTTCGACGGGGTCAAAGTGCTGGGAGTCGATGAACATGTTTGGCGGCATACCCGAACCGGCGACAAATACGTCACCGTGATTGTGGACCTCACCGCGGTGCGTGACGGCACCGGTACCGCACGACTGATCGACATGGTCCCTGGAAGATCCAAAGCTGTATTCAAAACCTGGCTGGCTGATCAAGAAGAACAATGGAAACAGGGCATTGAAGTCGTCGCAATGGACGGTTTCACCGGCTTCAAAACAGCTGCCGTCGAGGAGCTACCCCACGCGGTGGAGGTGTTGGATCCATTCCATGTAGTCAAACTAGGTTCCGAGGCGCTGGACCAGACCCGGCAACGGATTCAACGTGAGCAACATGGGCGTCGAGGACGCAAGGATGACCCGCTTTACAAGTGCAGGCGAACGCTGACCACGGGACTATCCTTGGCTACGGAAAAGCAGAAGACCAAGCTTGAAGACCTGTTCAAGGAGCCGGAGTATGAGCCGGTTCAATTGGTCTGGAGCGTGTATCAGAAGATGGTGGATGCCTACCGGCAACCGAAGCCCGAGGTCGGACGGTGGGCCTTGGAGCAACTGATCAACGAAGTTGGCACGAAGGTACCGAAAGGGTTGCCGGAGCTGAAAAAGCTCGGCGGCACCCTGCGCAGGAGGAAGACGGACATTCTC comes from Glutamicibacter arilaitensis Re117 and encodes:
- a CDS encoding FadR/GntR family transcriptional regulator, translating into MSNMPMRPPLADEVVARLSDAVTQGRWAVGDRIPAEPELIAELGVSRGTLREGIKALARTGMFEVRRGDGTYVRATSEISGTAQRVYREHSDQDVLQVRFALDTQAARLAAKSSDAQVIQRLRTLLRQRSDAWQEQDYLAWSQADWQFHLEMARASGVPLLHEIYESFGAVFYGTKMAQRLADGFDGCLREGHESLVDAIEAADDEAAARTVVANLDYCMSWMP
- a CDS encoding MFS transporter — encoded protein: MIVNSSEQLVPPDAPQARKSPWVVGALAVAAVILVGLNLRMGISSASPLFHELQEMLGYGTFIASMLPTIPVLCFAVAGAATSLVIRRTGLELGIALSLLLLTAGLALRVVDSTWALLAGTVVGMSGLAICNVAMPSFIREHHGHRSASMTAAYTTTMSIGATFASAVSIPLAMQVGSPTTALALWAIPASLALLAFVPLSFSGNRTKPAVGAHVSPWPLLATSKGLLFTTVFGIQSLLVYTVVSWLPHILISRGLEPAAAGLMLGIVQGVSIPAVLIMLWMASKPGWLRSAFLLTTSCSVLGFLALLVLPVELSLISSILIGLGFGVFPLVMLMLSRSGGSAEETTALSTVAQSVGYLIAALGPFALGLMQGALGSWTLGLAIVLVFAVVQLVFCFKLGGLRTEADSRQLVEVDGSAEVEKS
- a CDS encoding metallophosphoesterase family protein; the protein is MSNSSVPRRGVLIGSTAAALTGLLAANNTAASAAPAKKAAAATPKLKFAADGKFKIVQFNDTQDGPRTDRRTLELMDKVLDTEKPGFALINGLFRNKSVTT
- a CDS encoding ISL3-like element ISAar19 family transposase, which translates into the protein MLNPTFTAPDLTTFTNLDGLGLTAIGQHLSAAKAEILCHVTNPIPWCQTCGAAGIPRDTVTRRLAHEPLGWRPTVLVIKHRRYRCANCQRVWREELSQAVAPRQKISRTGLRWALVGLVCHHLSVSRIAEGLGVTWNTANEAVLAEGQRLLIDDPTRFDGVKVLGVDEHVWRHTRTGDKYVTVIVDLTAVRDGTGTARLIDMVPGRSKAVFKTWLADQEEQWKQGIEVVAMDGFTGFKTAAVEELPHAVEVLDPFHVVKLGSEALDQTRQRIQREQHGRRGRKDDPLYKCRRTLTTGLSLATEKQKTKLEDLFKEPEYEPVQLVWSVYQKMVDAYRQPKPEVGRWALEQLINEVGTKVPKGLPELKKLGGTLRRRKTDILAYFDHIGSSNGPTEALNGRLEHLRGIALGFKNLAHYIARSLLETGGFRRRLHPQS